A region from the Phycisphaeraceae bacterium genome encodes:
- a CDS encoding peptidylprolyl isomerase, which yields MKVATFDTAKGKIRVKLHADKVPKTVANFEKLAGEGFYDDLVFHRVIANFMIQGGCPEGTGRGGPGYKFADEFHPSLKHDKPGILSMANAGPNTNGSQFFITHEPTPWLDNKHSVFGEVIEGQDVVNKIKQGDKINSIQISDEK from the coding sequence ATGAAAGTAGCCACCTTCGACACCGCCAAGGGAAAAATCCGCGTCAAGCTTCACGCTGACAAGGTTCCCAAGACCGTCGCCAACTTTGAAAAACTAGCTGGCGAGGGTTTTTACGATGACTTGGTCTTCCACCGCGTCATCGCGAACTTCATGATTCAAGGCGGTTGCCCCGAAGGTACGGGACGAGGCGGGCCGGGTTATAAGTTTGCGGATGAGTTCCATCCATCGCTCAAGCATGACAAACCCGGCATCCTTTCGATGGCCAATGCCGGCCCCAACACCAACGGCAGCCAGTTTTTCATCACGCACGAACCAACGCCGTGGCTGGATAATAAACACAGCGTGTTTGGTGAAGTGATCGAAGGTCAGGACGTGGTCAATAAAATCAAACAGGGTGACAAGATCAACAGCATTCAGATCAGCGACGAAAAGTAG
- a CDS encoding DegT/DnrJ/EryC1/StrS family aminotransferase encodes MSSIPLSQPDITSTEIDAVVNTLRSGRLSIGPRQARFEELLADRTKRRHAIAVSSGTAGLHLALLSLGIGPGDEVITTPFSFVASANCILFVGAKPVFVDIDPRSLNMDPTKVEAAITPQTKAIIGVEVFGNPTHMDRLAQIAGKHEIPLIEDCCEGLGGMHMGRPIGSFGRVGVFGFYPNKQITTGEGGMIVTDDDKIADLCRSYRNQGRGDMLGPSKSTSANPHDTRTGSWLAHERLGYNYRLSEINCALGIAQMERLDQMLAARCRVAGLYMQRLMDFPELILPNMGIDPNCEGSSWFVFVVRLFDLYGQVERDRIIDGLRRHDIGAANYFPCIHLQPFYRQQFGFTPGMFPIAESISQRTIALPFYNNLDETQIELITLTLKVMLDREKLLKR; translated from the coding sequence ATGAGCTCGATTCCCCTTAGTCAGCCCGATATCACCAGCACCGAAATCGATGCAGTGGTTAATACTTTACGTTCAGGTCGGTTGAGCATCGGCCCACGGCAGGCTCGTTTTGAGGAACTGCTGGCTGACCGAACCAAACGCCGCCACGCTATCGCTGTCAGTTCGGGTACTGCGGGCCTCCACCTGGCGTTGCTGTCTCTGGGAATCGGACCCGGTGACGAAGTCATCACCACGCCGTTCTCCTTCGTTGCCTCTGCCAACTGCATCCTCTTCGTTGGCGCCAAGCCGGTATTTGTTGATATCGACCCGCGCAGCCTGAACATGGATCCCACCAAGGTTGAAGCAGCCATCACGCCTCAGACTAAGGCCATCATCGGGGTCGAAGTCTTCGGCAATCCAACACACATGGACCGACTGGCGCAGATTGCGGGCAAACACGAGATTCCGTTAATCGAAGACTGCTGCGAAGGACTTGGCGGGATGCACATGGGCCGTCCGATCGGATCATTCGGCCGTGTGGGAGTGTTTGGCTTTTACCCCAACAAGCAAATCACCACCGGTGAAGGTGGCATGATCGTCACTGATGATGACAAGATTGCCGACCTCTGCCGCAGCTACCGCAATCAGGGGCGAGGAGACATGCTTGGGCCGAGTAAATCTACAAGCGCTAATCCGCATGACACCCGCACGGGGTCATGGCTTGCCCATGAACGACTGGGTTACAACTATCGCCTGAGCGAGATCAACTGTGCACTGGGTATCGCACAGATGGAGCGTCTCGATCAGATGCTTGCTGCGCGTTGCCGTGTCGCGGGGCTTTATATGCAGCGGCTCATGGATTTTCCTGAGCTGATACTGCCGAATATGGGTATCGACCCTAATTGCGAGGGATCAAGCTGGTTTGTGTTTGTTGTGCGGCTGTTTGATTTGTACGGCCAGGTTGAGCGGGATCGCATTATCGACGGACTTCGACGTCACGACATCGGCGCAGCTAATTACTTCCCCTGCATCCACCTCCAACCGTTCTACCGTCAGCAGTTTGGTTTTACTCCCGGCATGTTCCCCATTGCTGAGTCGATCAGCCAGCGAACGATCGCATTGCCTTTTTACAACAACCTTGATGAAACGCAGATCGAACTAATCACACTGACTCTCAAGGTCATGCTGGACCGGGAAAAACTACTCAAACGGTGA
- the glmS gene encoding glutamine--fructose-6-phosphate transaminase (isomerizing) produces the protein MCGIVAYVGNRNVGPLLIEGLKRLEYRGYDSSGVAIMTRDGIQIGKAVGRVSVLEELLERTGGESTFAGHLGIAHTRWATHGPPTEANAHPHTGRTKQNHTVAVVHNGIIENYATLKKYLTEKGHVFTSQTDTEVISKLIAELYEGDLEKATQAALREITGAYAIAVITDNEPHTLICARKGSPLIIGIAEQSYVVASDASAIVSHTTQVITLDDYQVAKLCAGPTDKHSPSGGPWSVEFKTTTIDNVRVTRQIQELELDLQQIELGIYPHYMLKEIMEQPESMRNCLRGRIDRRESRVVLGGLNKFTRDLVRAKRFLLTGQGTAYHAARIGEYLFEDLAKVPARAEYASEFRYRNPIIEDGSVVIAVSQSGETADTLAALREAKERGALALGAVNVVGSTISRETDAGVYLHVGPEIGVASTKAFVGQVAVLTLLALYIGKRRYLADEVVKTYLADLEKLPEHISRVLEQSDHIKKCVERHVHRDNWLFLGRGYNYPVALEGALKLKEISYIHAEGMPAAEMKHGPIALIDDGMPVVFIAPQGSQYDKVVSNIEEVRARGGKVIAVATEGDTHIERYADSVVHIPAVPEALQPLVSVIPLQLVAYHAAVLRGHDVDKPRNLAKSVTVE, from the coding sequence ATGTGCGGCATTGTGGCATACGTCGGTAATCGGAATGTCGGTCCACTTTTGATTGAAGGTTTGAAGCGACTGGAATACCGCGGGTATGACTCGTCAGGTGTGGCGATCATGACCAGGGACGGCATCCAGATTGGTAAAGCGGTAGGGCGGGTCAGTGTCCTTGAAGAGTTGCTCGAACGCACTGGCGGGGAATCGACATTTGCGGGACACCTTGGCATCGCCCACACTCGCTGGGCGACGCATGGCCCGCCAACAGAGGCGAACGCCCATCCCCACACCGGCCGTACTAAACAAAATCACACGGTCGCGGTCGTTCACAACGGCATCATCGAAAACTACGCAACCCTGAAAAAGTATCTCACCGAGAAGGGGCACGTATTCACCTCGCAGACCGATACCGAAGTCATATCAAAACTCATCGCTGAGCTTTACGAAGGTGATCTGGAAAAAGCGACACAAGCGGCACTGCGGGAGATTACAGGCGCTTACGCGATAGCGGTAATCACTGATAACGAACCACATACGCTGATCTGCGCACGCAAAGGTTCACCATTGATTATCGGCATCGCAGAGCAGAGCTATGTCGTGGCTTCCGATGCTTCAGCCATCGTTTCACACACGACGCAGGTCATTACGCTCGATGATTACCAGGTAGCGAAACTCTGCGCCGGCCCGACGGACAAACACAGTCCCAGTGGAGGGCCTTGGTCAGTCGAGTTCAAGACAACAACGATCGACAATGTAAGGGTTACCCGACAGATTCAGGAGCTTGAGCTTGATCTCCAGCAGATCGAATTGGGCATTTACCCGCACTACATGCTCAAGGAAATCATGGAGCAGCCGGAATCAATGCGCAACTGTCTGCGCGGCAGGATTGACCGACGTGAATCGCGTGTGGTGCTCGGTGGGTTGAACAAGTTCACGCGCGATCTCGTTCGCGCCAAGCGGTTTCTCCTCACCGGTCAGGGCACCGCCTATCACGCTGCCCGGATCGGAGAGTATTTGTTTGAAGACCTCGCAAAGGTTCCCGCCCGTGCGGAATATGCCAGCGAGTTTCGTTATCGCAACCCGATCATCGAAGACGGCTCCGTTGTGATTGCGGTAAGTCAGTCCGGCGAAACTGCCGACACATTGGCTGCCCTTCGTGAAGCCAAGGAACGCGGAGCGCTGGCACTGGGCGCGGTAAATGTCGTTGGCTCGACGATCTCACGCGAAACAGATGCAGGCGTGTACCTGCACGTCGGGCCGGAAATCGGCGTCGCATCCACCAAGGCTTTCGTAGGACAGGTTGCCGTTCTGACGCTGCTGGCGTTGTATATTGGCAAGAGGCGATATCTGGCCGATGAGGTGGTCAAAACCTATCTCGCTGATCTTGAAAAACTCCCGGAACATATCTCGCGTGTATTGGAGCAGAGTGACCACATCAAAAAGTGCGTCGAGCGTCATGTCCACCGTGACAACTGGCTGTTCCTTGGTCGCGGCTACAACTATCCCGTAGCTCTCGAAGGCGCGCTTAAACTCAAGGAGATCTCCTACATCCATGCCGAGGGGATGCCTGCCGCCGAGATGAAACATGGCCCGATTGCACTAATCGACGACGGCATGCCGGTGGTCTTTATCGCTCCGCAGGGTAGCCAGTACGACAAGGTTGTGTCGAATATCGAAGAGGTTCGCGCCCGTGGCGGGAAAGTGATTGCCGTCGCAACCGAGGGTGACACACACATCGAGAGGTATGCGGATTCAGTGGTTCACATCCCCGCAGTACCCGAAGCACTTCAGCCTCTTGTCAGTGTGATACCGTTGCAACTGGTCGCTTACCACGCGGCAGTTTTGCGCGGTCACGACGTGGATAAACCGCGCAACCTGGCCAAGAGCGTTACGGTCGAATGA
- a CDS encoding zinc ribbon domain-containing protein gives MPVYEYECQNCKKVTEVIRAMRDADKPQACEHCGSEKTKRAKSLVATTVGGSGEHVHTGPGCGRCGDPRGSCGM, from the coding sequence ATGCCTGTTTACGAATACGAATGTCAGAATTGCAAGAAGGTCACTGAGGTCATCCGCGCCATGCGTGATGCGGATAAACCGCAGGCATGCGAACACTGCGGCAGCGAAAAAACCAAGCGTGCCAAAAGTCTCGTCGCCACCACGGTCGGCGGTTCAGGAGAGCATGTCCATACGGGACCGGGTTGCGGCAGATGCGGAGACCCTCGCGGCTCATGCGGGATGTGA
- a CDS encoding aminotransferase class I/II-fold pyridoxal phosphate-dependent enzyme, with translation MDATILGSMPYERTNIHRLAAYTPGEQPTDLHVVKLNTNENPYPPAPAVLEAIRSVTGESLRRYPPPNADRFRKAAASLHGVSEEQVVATNGGDELLRLMVTAFCVPKGESEGVPASVRDTEVSPSRQGNAAASRGGVGVAEPSYSLYQVLAAIQDTPLTRVPLNDDWSLSADFADRLNAAGCRLAMVVNPHAPSGYLEPLEKIESIARTFQGVLLVDEAYVNFSTRDALPLLDPARGLDNVLLLRTLSKGYSLAGLRFGYGLGSAKLVAAINKVKDSYPTDVLAQAAAVAALGEQAAAKKTWQAVISERSRMTGELTRRGYRVYPSESNFILVVPPAHLRAGDTYESLKRRAILVRYFDQDRLQDKLRVTIGTPAENDALLKALDSM, from the coding sequence ATGGATGCGACCATACTCGGCTCGATGCCTTACGAACGTACCAATATCCACCGCTTGGCTGCGTACACCCCCGGCGAGCAGCCGACCGATCTTCACGTGGTGAAGCTCAACACCAACGAGAACCCCTATCCTCCTGCGCCGGCTGTGCTGGAGGCTATCCGATCTGTCACCGGGGAATCGCTGCGACGCTATCCGCCGCCGAATGCGGATCGCTTCCGTAAAGCAGCGGCATCGCTCCACGGAGTCAGCGAGGAGCAAGTCGTCGCTACCAACGGCGGCGATGAACTACTGCGTCTCATGGTGACTGCGTTCTGTGTTCCAAAAGGAGAAAGCGAAGGAGTACCCGCTTCCGTCCGCGACACGGAGGTATCGCCTTCACGACAGGGAAACGCGGCTGCTTCACGTGGAGGTGTCGGTGTTGCAGAGCCGAGTTACTCGCTATATCAGGTGCTTGCAGCGATTCAAGACACGCCGTTGACACGTGTGCCGCTCAACGATGACTGGTCACTGTCTGCGGATTTCGCAGATCGACTTAATGCAGCAGGTTGCCGATTGGCGATGGTAGTGAACCCGCACGCGCCATCGGGATATCTCGAGCCACTTGAAAAAATCGAATCCATCGCCAGAACGTTTCAGGGTGTACTGCTGGTCGATGAAGCGTATGTAAACTTTTCGACACGCGATGCGCTGCCTTTGCTCGACCCGGCTCGCGGCTTGGATAACGTCCTGCTGCTGCGTACGCTGAGCAAGGGTTACTCCTTGGCGGGGTTGCGATTCGGCTATGGACTTGGTTCCGCAAAGCTCGTCGCTGCGATCAACAAGGTCAAAGACAGCTATCCAACCGATGTGTTAGCTCAGGCGGCTGCTGTCGCAGCTTTAGGCGAGCAGGCTGCGGCGAAAAAAACGTGGCAGGCTGTAATCTCGGAACGCTCTCGGATGACTGGGGAGCTGACTCGGCGTGGTTATCGGGTCTATCCAAGCGAGTCGAATTTCATCCTTGTCGTCCCTCCAGCGCATCTCAGAGCTGGTGACACCTACGAATCCCTCAAGCGCAGAGCGATCTTAGTGCGATATTTTGACCAGGACCGTTTGCAAGACAAATTGCGGGTTACCATCGGTACGCCCGCGGAGAATGACGCTCTGCTGAAGGCGTTGGACTCAATGTAA
- a CDS encoding TIM barrel protein — protein sequence MTTIALKSCTTSWPLSGFADEAGEASDVQITVIKRAGFRHIDLRGIDGHNISQLPLNKAEDIQRKLAAANISVAMFGSPIGKIDITDDMQMDLAKLTHLGKLSEIFSCKAVRIFSYFNKTNRPLAEWQSESLTRLKMLRELAEELGLVLYHENESHIFGDTSKNVRVIAREIRGDAKPGEAGAFRMIFDFDNFNRTGKDAWTIWQELRDYTDAFHLKDSDVSGQHVPVGAGVGRVREILADALSRQWHGPLSLEPHLQHSAAVIATGPSGQANRKYSEMTPADVWNLAAEAAKLILGQIKAPVV from the coding sequence ATGACCACCATAGCACTCAAATCCTGCACGACATCCTGGCCGCTCAGCGGCTTTGCGGACGAGGCAGGAGAAGCTTCGGATGTCCAGATCACTGTTATCAAGCGGGCGGGGTTCAGGCATATTGATCTCCGCGGGATCGATGGCCACAACATCTCACAGCTTCCGCTGAACAAGGCGGAAGATATTCAACGGAAACTCGCCGCTGCCAATATCAGTGTGGCGATGTTTGGCTCTCCGATTGGAAAAATCGACATCACGGATGACATGCAAATGGATCTTGCAAAGCTCACCCATCTGGGAAAGCTTTCCGAGATATTCAGCTGTAAAGCGGTACGGATATTCAGCTACTTCAATAAAACCAACCGGCCGTTAGCCGAATGGCAGAGTGAAAGTTTGACGCGGCTCAAAATGTTGCGAGAGCTTGCGGAAGAACTCGGTTTGGTGCTCTATCACGAGAATGAAAGCCACATCTTTGGTGACACGTCGAAAAATGTCCGAGTCATCGCCCGTGAAATTCGCGGAGATGCAAAGCCCGGCGAGGCTGGCGCATTTCGGATGATTTTCGATTTCGATAACTTCAACCGTACGGGTAAGGATGCATGGACAATCTGGCAGGAGCTGCGTGACTACACGGACGCATTCCACTTGAAAGACAGCGATGTAAGCGGCCAGCATGTTCCGGTTGGAGCAGGCGTGGGGCGAGTGCGCGAAATTCTGGCCGATGCGCTTTCGCGTCAATGGCATGGACCGCTCAGCCTTGAGCCGCATCTTCAGCATTCCGCAGCGGTCATAGCCACCGGCCCAAGCGGTCAGGCTAATCGCAAATATTCCGAAATGACTCCTGCCGATGTCTGGAACCTGGCCGCGGAGGCAGCCAAGCTGATCCTTGGGCAGATTAAAGCACCGGTTGTTTAA
- a CDS encoding YjbQ family protein has protein sequence MHRLEVKTQSRSQMVEITQSVQSLVSGTQLHTGLATVYVPHTTAGITINENADPDVVHDFLKQLDAMVPWEQPFYRHGEGNSAAHVKASMMGSSVTVLIEAGRLQLGRWQGIWFCEFDGPRTREVWVRTDKDTR, from the coding sequence ATGCACCGTCTCGAAGTCAAAACACAATCGCGCAGCCAGATGGTCGAGATCACCCAGAGCGTGCAGTCGCTGGTGTCCGGCACCCAGCTACATACCGGCTTAGCAACTGTGTACGTCCCGCACACCACCGCGGGCATCACCATCAACGAAAATGCTGATCCAGATGTCGTCCATGATTTCCTGAAGCAACTGGATGCGATGGTGCCCTGGGAGCAGCCTTTTTATCGTCATGGTGAAGGAAACAGTGCAGCTCACGTGAAGGCGTCGATGATGGGGTCAAGCGTGACGGTATTGATCGAAGCAGGCCGACTTCAACTCGGCCGCTGGCAGGGTATCTGGTTCTGCGAGTTCGATGGCCCACGCACGCGCGAGGTATGGGTTCGGACCGACAAGGACACCCGTTGA
- a CDS encoding metallophosphoesterase, with protein MRIVLIGDIHAFRLMHAPWDLAGKAIAGQTNVWLRRRRVFDLRLMGPVTERIEQIQPDLILLSGDLTSIASRREFEHVATFLKPLRDRYRVIGIPGNHDRYTFTAMLTRRMERVFPGLVPAAFPDLRPLTDRWKLLCIDSAVPRVVNSRGRVGTRQLRKVREIFAAIDPLDGLLILCHYTLGKPPGLPESPSRHRLEDEEELLNILAECPSRIIFVHGHVHRPWLWHRLEPLLRHVMDLNAGAPCQVGSEFPFGQGFWEINLVSPSTRADGVTFIHHIPQPPERVSPESRYVSSDPLPPILWDTVPVEPIGGRADSAGVESTWNFGGQITIRSGR; from the coding sequence ATGAGGATCGTGCTCATCGGCGACATCCACGCGTTCCGCCTCATGCACGCTCCATGGGATTTGGCTGGGAAAGCGATCGCGGGACAAACAAACGTCTGGCTGCGACGCCGTCGGGTTTTCGATCTTCGTCTCATGGGACCGGTGACCGAGCGGATTGAGCAGATACAGCCGGATCTCATTCTGCTCAGCGGAGATCTTACGTCGATCGCATCACGCCGCGAGTTTGAACACGTTGCGACGTTTTTGAAACCATTACGGGATCGCTACCGAGTCATCGGCATCCCCGGTAACCACGATCGGTACACGTTCACCGCGATGTTGACTCGTCGGATGGAGCGCGTTTTCCCCGGACTTGTTCCCGCGGCCTTTCCCGATCTGCGCCCGCTTACCGACCGATGGAAACTGCTCTGCATTGATTCTGCCGTTCCTCGCGTGGTTAACTCACGGGGGCGTGTCGGGACGCGCCAGTTGCGGAAGGTGCGAGAGATATTCGCCGCAATCGATCCGCTGGATGGTTTACTCATCCTGTGTCACTACACACTGGGGAAGCCTCCGGGACTGCCGGAATCTCCCAGCAGGCACCGGCTGGAAGATGAGGAGGAATTGCTCAACATTCTCGCGGAGTGTCCCAGTCGCATAATTTTTGTCCATGGTCACGTTCATCGTCCCTGGCTCTGGCACCGGCTTGAGCCATTGCTGAGACATGTGATGGACCTCAATGCTGGAGCACCGTGTCAGGTCGGCAGTGAATTCCCGTTCGGTCAGGGCTTCTGGGAAATTAATCTGGTATCGCCATCGACACGAGCCGACGGAGTGACATTCATTCATCACATCCCACAGCCGCCGGAGCGGGTATCACCTGAGTCGAGATATGTGAGCAGTGATCCCTTGCCGCCGATTTTGTGGGATACGGTACCCGTCGAGCCGATTGGAGGCCGCGCTGACTCCGCCGGAGTCGAAAGCACATGGAATTTTGGGGGTCAAATCACTATTCGATCTGGTCGATAA
- a CDS encoding NTP transferase domain-containing protein — protein sequence MDEPSRNILCILAGGQSSRFGSSKLRIHIDGEPILAWQVRRLIGAVGRVIPGKAEAWISLSPDERILLPGIACFDHRIVDPVRHLGPLNGMYAVLSRARPQDIVTFVPADMPLLEPQHLQGYAALLAEDKDRTAVMGEWTSGPSDGYVEPLPSIWRGWPGKLLIEAAVRAGLGPRALSDRPGVVCANLNHETHAKAWTSINRREDMLIVERELGLTVEPDAPAA from the coding sequence ATGGATGAACCCTCGCGAAACATTCTGTGTATCCTCGCGGGCGGCCAAAGCAGCCGGTTTGGCTCATCAAAACTCCGCATTCACATCGACGGGGAACCGATTCTGGCGTGGCAGGTTCGCAGGCTCATTGGTGCGGTGGGCAGGGTAATTCCCGGCAAGGCGGAAGCGTGGATCAGCCTTTCGCCGGATGAGCGTATTCTGCTTCCCGGCATCGCGTGTTTTGATCACCGCATCGTAGATCCTGTCAGGCATCTTGGACCTCTCAACGGAATGTATGCCGTTCTGAGCCGTGCCCGTCCGCAGGACATCGTCACCTTTGTCCCTGCGGACATGCCCCTGCTTGAACCACAGCACCTGCAAGGTTATGCCGCCTTGTTAGCGGAAGATAAGGATCGCACCGCGGTAATGGGCGAATGGACCAGCGGGCCATCGGATGGCTACGTCGAGCCGCTCCCTTCCATTTGGCGCGGCTGGCCGGGCAAACTTCTGATCGAAGCGGCTGTTCGTGCGGGACTCGGACCGCGTGCGCTATCCGACAGGCCGGGAGTGGTTTGTGCCAATCTGAATCATGAAACCCACGCTAAGGCATGGACGAGCATCAACCGTCGCGAAGACATGCTGATCGTCGAACGTGAACTGGGCCTAACGGTAGAGCCGGATGCTCCCGCAGCGTGA
- a CDS encoding DUF4432 family protein, with protein MPHRTSPSRFDTSKFEYVHQIGGIRTATLDGPGVGSPHGGRVALVDTGSGLRFTVALDRGGDIVDAKFNQHSLVYLSPNGLVAPNHAYHFGLAWLRGWAGGLVTTCGPEHMGGPRVEDGIETTLHGRFSNMPAAIEMMINPDPHRGIEDMMLSLIIRDAQVFGPVLEIRRLIRARLGESEIFIDDEVLNRGDVRTAHHYLYHCNFGYPLLDRGTRLIFAGKGEYWQVPGSGDSIIRKISDAQMNALKRVPDVLPEHAGSGERGVILDVKPQRGGAARIGLINENLGLGVELQFPTKAMPRLACWQHYGPAGAYVCGLEPFSGSLLGKAKDNHPTAEQYLEPGESRKYSLRIRALTTSQELKSLAAADGPVGNR; from the coding sequence ATGCCTCATCGCACCTCTCCCTCGCGCTTCGATACCTCCAAGTTTGAGTACGTCCACCAGATCGGCGGAATACGTACCGCGACACTCGACGGCCCCGGCGTCGGTTCGCCGCATGGCGGACGGGTTGCCCTTGTGGACACTGGCAGCGGATTGCGCTTCACTGTGGCACTCGACCGAGGCGGAGATATTGTCGATGCCAAATTCAACCAGCACAGCCTCGTCTATCTCTCGCCTAATGGACTGGTCGCGCCGAATCACGCATATCACTTCGGCTTGGCATGGTTGCGAGGTTGGGCAGGCGGACTGGTCACGACTTGCGGTCCGGAGCACATGGGCGGCCCGCGAGTGGAAGACGGGATCGAGACCACGTTGCACGGTCGATTTTCCAACATGCCCGCTGCCATCGAAATGATGATTAATCCCGACCCGCATCGAGGCATCGAGGACATGATGCTTTCGCTCATCATCCGTGATGCACAGGTATTTGGGCCGGTATTGGAAATACGGCGACTCATCCGCGCCCGTCTCGGCGAGTCGGAGATCTTCATTGACGATGAAGTGCTCAACCGCGGTGATGTGCGCACCGCTCACCACTACCTCTATCACTGCAACTTCGGCTATCCGCTGCTGGATCGCGGTACGCGCCTGATTTTTGCCGGGAAAGGTGAATACTGGCAGGTGCCCGGCAGCGGGGATTCCATCATCCGCAAAATCAGCGATGCTCAGATGAATGCCCTCAAACGTGTGCCCGATGTATTACCCGAACACGCGGGAAGCGGCGAACGTGGTGTTATTCTCGATGTTAAACCGCAGCGCGGAGGTGCAGCCCGGATCGGCTTGATCAATGAAAATCTGGGATTGGGTGTTGAGCTCCAATTCCCGACCAAGGCTATGCCTCGTCTGGCCTGCTGGCAGCATTACGGGCCGGCTGGAGCGTATGTCTGCGGCCTCGAACCTTTTTCAGGGTCTCTCTTAGGTAAAGCCAAGGATAACCACCCGACGGCAGAGCAGTACCTCGAGCCGGGAGAGTCGAGAAAATACAGCTTGCGAATCCGTGCCCTGACGACCTCTCAGGAGTTGAAAAGCCTCGCTGCCGCGGACGGCCCGGTGGGTAATCGATAA
- the hisB gene encoding imidazoleglycerol-phosphate dehydratase HisB, which yields MPRTAEISRKTKETEISVSLNLDPKSAGDYSNKTGVGFFDHMLDHIARHGRLGLKITAKGDYHIDDHHTVEDVGIALGQALDQALGDKKGIERYGFASVPMDETLARVTIDLSGRAALVFDGLTGSGKIGTFDVQLVREFLTALSNSGKFNCHVEVPYGSNLHHVAEAIFKALGRALRQAVAVTGTDIPSTKGVL from the coding sequence ATGCCCCGTACTGCCGAAATCTCACGCAAGACCAAAGAGACGGAAATCTCAGTCTCGCTTAACCTCGATCCCAAGTCCGCGGGAGATTATTCCAACAAGACGGGTGTGGGCTTCTTCGACCACATGCTTGACCACATCGCCCGTCACGGGCGATTGGGTTTGAAAATCACAGCCAAAGGGGATTACCACATCGACGACCATCACACGGTGGAAGATGTCGGCATCGCACTGGGACAGGCATTGGATCAAGCTCTGGGAGATAAGAAAGGCATTGAACGCTACGGATTCGCCAGCGTACCTATGGACGAAACGCTGGCTCGCGTCACCATCGATCTGTCAGGCCGCGCCGCGTTGGTTTTCGATGGATTGACCGGCAGTGGAAAAATCGGCACGTTTGATGTGCAGCTTGTGCGTGAGTTCCTCACTGCTTTGTCCAACAGCGGCAAGTTCAATTGCCATGTCGAAGTCCCATACGGCAGCAATCTCCACCATGTCGCGGAAGCGATCTTTAAGGCGTTGGGACGTGCCTTGCGTCAGGCGGTCGCGGTGACGGGTACTGACATTCCCAGCACCAAAGGTGTTCTGTAA